In the genome of Leptospira licerasiae serovar Varillal str. VAR 010, one region contains:
- a CDS encoding tetratricopeptide repeat protein — translation MEMRQKFRYAIILLMSQFALNCDSSGELASKAREKEAQGNTAEALYYYDLALRENPENFTANKNLGILLAESGEAPGSAALYLEKARSKDPKNPEILLYLLEIYLLAGSRDETETVLRGFSESWDKDRESLAKFLSSCILDSKKNVSERKRFIENRIPESNPASKRLFEYCGKKLYEETSGK, via the coding sequence ATGGAAATGAGACAGAAGTTCCGATACGCCATAATTTTGCTTATGTCCCAATTTGCTTTGAATTGCGATTCCTCGGGTGAGTTAGCAAGTAAGGCTAGAGAAAAAGAAGCACAAGGCAACACTGCAGAGGCTTTGTATTATTACGATTTGGCACTTAGAGAAAATCCTGAAAATTTTACCGCGAACAAAAATTTAGGAATTCTTTTAGCGGAAAGCGGAGAAGCACCCGGATCCGCCGCTCTTTATCTAGAAAAAGCTCGTTCAAAAGATCCTAAAAATCCGGAAATTCTTCTCTATCTTTTGGAAATTTATTTACTGGCAGGTTCCAGAGACGAAACCGAAACGGTCCTGCGAGGATTTTCGGAAAGTTGGGACAAGGATAGAGAGAGTCTCGCTAAGTTTTTAAGCTCTTGTATTCTAGATTCTAAGAAGAATGTTTCGGAAAGAAAACGTTTTATAGAGAATCGTATCCCTGAATCCAACCCTGCATCGAAGAGATTATTCGAATATTGTGGAAAAAAACTCTACGAGGAAACTTCGGGTAAATGA
- the xerD gene encoding site-specific tyrosine recombinase XerD, which translates to MTSSHKNLLQNFQEYLSVEKGLSDNSIYSYGYDLNKFKNFLEKEHLDFLEVQANDIVRFLNEERNRKISAKTIAREVVAIRQFYKFLKDEKKLDSNPTEKIETPEVMRSIPDYLTQEEIEELFNVIKEDNLYELRDKCIFELLYSSGLRISEACNLRLTDMDMAGMTLTVEGKGGRQRLVPFGEKSLDILNRYLKQSRPYILKNRNCDYLFVSKKGSFINRKSVWRLLNHYIKRTSIKKKVTPHTLRHSFATHLLENHADLKSVQELLGHIDISTTQIYTHMANKTLKEVHKKFHPRG; encoded by the coding sequence GTGACATCTTCTCATAAGAATCTACTCCAAAATTTTCAAGAATACCTCTCGGTTGAGAAGGGTCTGAGCGACAATTCCATTTACTCGTACGGATACGATCTGAACAAGTTTAAGAACTTCCTCGAAAAAGAACATCTCGACTTCTTAGAAGTCCAAGCGAACGACATAGTTCGTTTTTTGAACGAAGAAAGGAATCGTAAAATTTCCGCAAAGACGATCGCTCGCGAAGTGGTTGCCATCCGCCAATTTTATAAATTTTTAAAAGACGAAAAGAAGCTGGATTCGAATCCGACGGAGAAAATTGAAACTCCGGAAGTGATGAGATCCATTCCGGATTATCTAACTCAGGAAGAGATCGAGGAATTGTTCAATGTGATCAAAGAGGATAATCTCTACGAACTCAGGGACAAATGTATTTTCGAACTTCTGTATTCCTCCGGTCTTCGTATCTCGGAAGCTTGTAATTTAAGACTGACGGACATGGATATGGCCGGAATGACCCTAACTGTAGAAGGTAAGGGTGGGCGCCAAAGACTAGTTCCATTCGGTGAGAAATCTTTGGACATTCTGAACCGTTATTTAAAACAAAGCAGGCCTTATATTCTGAAAAACAGAAATTGTGATTATCTTTTTGTTTCTAAAAAAGGATCTTTCATCAATAGAAAATCCGTTTGGAGACTTCTGAACCATTATATCAAAAGAACAAGTATCAAGAAAAAAGTGACTCCTCACACTCTGAGACACTCTTTCGCGACTCACTTGTTGGAAAATCACGCGGATCTAAAATCGGTTCAGGAACTTTTGGGACATATCGATATTTCAACCACTCAGATCTACACTCATATGGCGAATAAAACTCTAAAGGAAGTTCATAAGAAATTCCATCCTAGAGGATAA